The nucleotide window GCCGAGCTGACGACGATTCCGTTCTTATAAAGCGTGGCTCCCGTGGCGACGATGATGAACCATGCGACGATGTTCGCGCTTATAGCTCCAGTGATGACATCGACTTTTTGGTAGAGAAGATCTTTTACCGTCACGCCTTTGTCGACTATATTCGATTGCACGAAGAATTGCATCCAAGGCGCAATCGTGGTACCGACAGTCGCCACTACGAGTAACACGAAGTTTATTTTCGGGACGAATTGTGGGACGAATGTTCCATGAAAAACGTCGACCCAATTAGGCTTTGCCAAGAAAGCGGCTATGATATACGTGATGAAGATGCTCGATAGTGCGAGGAAAACCTTCTCGGCATATTTGAACGAACTTCTGGTCACCAGTAGCCAAACCGTCAGGGCTGCGATGGGGACCGATATAAAGCGGCTGACACCGAAAAGCTCGAAGGCCGCAGCAACGCCGGCGAATTCGGCGACAGACGTCGCGGCGTTACTTATGAGTAGCGTCGTCATGGCGAACATGGTGGCTTTGACGCCGAATTTTTCTCGGATGAGCGCCGCGAACCCTTTTCCGCTTACCGTGCCCATGCGGGCGGCCATTTCTTGAACGACCACCAAGGAGAACGTCATGATGAATATCATCCACAACGTCTTATAGCCGAATTGCGCGCCGTCGACCGAGTAGGTCGAAATGCCTCCGGCGTCGTTGCCCGCGCTGGCTGCGATGATGCCCGGTCCCATTGCGGCGAAAATGAAGCCGATTCGGCGCGTCCATGGGATACGGGCTGACTTTATCGCTTGCAGCGTGGACTGTGGTTCCGACTGTTCCGACAAGGATTGCGTCTGTGAAGGCTTCGGCTCCTCTGCTTGTCGTGTGGTGTCTTCGTGAGCCATGGGCTATCCAAGCAGTGCTGTTGCAAACGAAGGAACGAAATATACCAAAGCGATTCCGCTGAGAAGGACGAGCGCGGCGCATACGATCATGGCGATGGCTGAAATGCCGGTGGGCGATACAGGCTTTTCTTCATCGTCGCGCAATACGGCTCGATTGACGAGTGCGGTGACGAGTTGAGAACATACGAGGGCGATTATGAAGACGCATGCGCCATACGCAAGCGCCAAATCAGTGGCAGAGGTTCGCAAATCGGCGAAGCCGAATGTGATGATTCCGGCGAAGCATCCGCCGGCCGCTCCGACGCCGAGTCCGAAAAGGTATCGCCTGGATGTGGACGGTCGATCTTCGGCCTTCATATCGGTGAGGACGTCGACTCCGCGAATGGACGCCTCCTCTATGATAATAAGCAAAATCGGCAGGAGGGACACTCCGATGAGTGCCAGTGAGAGGCTCACGGCAAGGGTCGCGTAAGGGTTTTGCGCCGACAAGATTGTATCGCCCATGCCGAAGGGATGACCGCTTACCAAAGATAATCCGAGGGAACAGGCGAAAAGTGAGAAGAGCCAAACGATGAGCCATCCGTTTCGACGAGGCATGATCCAAGCAAGAGGATTGTCGTCTTTTTTGTGCTCGCTGCGACCCGTCGCACGGACCAAGTCCTCTTCGGCTTCTTCCTCCAAGACGTCGAGCGCATCGTCGATGGTGACGATACCGAGCAGTTCGTGCTTCGAGTTAACGACGGGGACGGCGAGCAAATCGTATTTCGAAATGGTCTCCGCGACATCTTCTTGGTCATCGTCGGGGTTGGCGACAAAGATATCGCGTTCCATAATGTCGCCGAGTTTGTCATCGAGCGGTGCGAGCAAAAGTTCACGCAACGATACGACACCGAGCAAGACATTCTTCTCATCGACGACGTAGACGTAATGGATGGATTCGTGCTCTTCGGCGACGCTGCGGATATGCTCTATGGTTTCATCGACGGTCATCGCTTCTGTCGCGGTTGTGAACTCCGGGGTCATGATGCCGCCCGCTGTTTTCTCACGATACCCGAGAAGTTTTCTGATGGCGCTCGAGTCTTCCAACCCCATCAAACGAAGCAGACGCTCGGATTTGTCGTAATCGAGATCTCCGATGACATCGGCGGCGTCGTCGGGATCCATCTCTGCGAGCAAATCGGAAGCCCGTCGCTCGGAGAGGTCTTCGATGACATCGGTCTGGTATTCATCTTCGAGTTCGGAAATAGTTTCTGCGGCCTGCGAATTGTCGAGATGCGCGAACACGGCTGCGCGCTGGTTCGGGGCAAGTTGCTCCAAAATGTCGGCGACATCGGCCGGGTGCAATTCATGGAGCCGTTTGTGTGTGATGGACAACTTCACTTGGCTCAAGTCATGTTCGAGCAAATCCATGTAGTTCCAGGCGATTAAATTTTCCGAAATGGTTTGTCCGAATAATCCCAGTCCGCGCGCGATGGTTTTCTCGAAGCGAGGTGAAATCGCGCGGAGCAGTCCGCGCATACCGACTTCGGCGCCGAGTAGGCGCAACGAGTTATTAGAATCGGAAAGCTTGAGGTCGTTGACGCGAACGACTTTCATACCCTGTGTGTCGACGATTTGTTTGTTGAGCAAATCGCGGGAAAGTAATATCTCATCGGGTTGCAGATAACTGAACCGTATCGAGGCGGCCGATGTGTTGAGATATACGGCATCAGCCGTGAACTCTTTCACATACTTGCGCCACGACAGCATGAAGGGCGTTTTATCGGGCCCTTTGAATGCAAGCGCAGTTACGCGAGGAAATACCTCGCCGGTTGCGATGGCAATGTCGCTGATTATTCCGATTTGCTCGTCATCGTCGTCAATGACGGGTTTCCCGAGCATCTGGGAAAGATAAATCACGGTGCTCCTCCGTTATGCTGGGCCTCGATGCGCACCGCATGCATAGCAGAAAAACCGTGCTAGACAAACAGAATGCTTATCGAGGCTGGGTACTGTGAGGTTTCACAGAAGTCCTTGTCTCTCGATGAATAGGTGGGGTCTTTATGCGAACATGCGATAAAGACACCTTTGTTGAGTATACACGCTAGCTAGGCACGTTTCGTTGTTAGTGGGATAATAACTGTCTGTGTCTAACCAAGTACGGCTTCCGACGAGCCTGCTCGAGCCTGCCTTCTACCGATTTTGGATACTTATTGCATGGAAAAAATCAGTGTGGTCATCGCGGCGAGAAATGAAGAAACCCGGATCGGTGATGTCCTTGCCGTTCTCATCGAGCACCCGCTCGTCGATGATGTGGTGGTCATGTGCGACAATTGCTCCGATGGCACGGCGGAGGTGGCGCGCGGGTTCGGAGTCCATGTCATCGAGGGGCGGGAGAGACTCGGTAAGACGATGGCCGTGAAAAAGGGGTTGGAGTATGCCAAAAACGACATCCTTGTCCTTCTCGACGCCGATCTCAACGGGCTGACCCTCCAAGATATCACGCGGCTCGTCAAGCCGGTGATTGACGGGCAGGTCGATTTCACCCTCAGCATGAGAGGGAACTCGTCGCATATCTACAAGCTCTTTGGCATAGATTTCGTCAGTGGGGAGCGGGCCATCTCGAAGCGACTTTTGCTCGACCCCCATATCTGGAGCAAGCCGTTACTCGGTTACGGTCTCGAGGTGCTCATGAACGACTCTTTAGTCAAGGCGCAAAAGACATTCCGCAGCATTCCCATGCCGGGTCTTCATGCCACGACGAAAAAGGAAAAAAAGAATTATATTATAGGAACCCTGGAAGACTTTTTCATGACGTTCAATATATTCAGGGCGCTTCCCGTTCATAAGGTTGTCTGGCAATTCTTGAAAATGTCTTATCTGAACAGGAAGTACCGAAAAAATCGGTTGCAGCATTCGGAGTAGATGTCATGACCAATCGACGAACAAAAAGCATTTTGGTCATCATCGCGGCAGTCTTCGCGATTTATATCGGCACGCACCTCAAAGAACTTGAAAGAGTGATCGATACATTCGCCGCAGGGAATTGGCGATGGTTGCTCGTCGCCGCCTTGGCCCAGGTGGCCTATTTCGCGATGTATTCGAAAATGGTGCAATGGGCGTTTCGATCTGTAGAAATAAAGCGGGGCATCAAGGAGTTGCTGCCTCTTATACTCGGAGCGCTTTTCATGAACGTTCTGGCGCCGACGGGCGGCAATTCGGGGACGGTTCTTTTCGCGGATGATGCAGCGAGGCGTGAGGAGTCGTCGAGCAAGGCCGTGGTCGGCTATATGGCGAGCACGATCGTCAGCTATACGGCGTTTTCTTTCGTCTTGATCTTCGCGGTGGTCTACCTCAGGGTGGTCGGATCGCTTGACGTCTACGAGATTTCGGGCGCATTGCTGTTCATCTTGCCGACGGTGCTCCCTCCGGTGCTCCTGATTCTCAGCGTGAAAAATCCCGACTTGACGGTCAGGATACT belongs to Coriobacteriia bacterium and includes:
- a CDS encoding glycosyltransferase family 2 protein, whose protein sequence is MEKISVVIAARNEETRIGDVLAVLIEHPLVDDVVVMCDNCSDGTAEVARGFGVHVIEGRERLGKTMAVKKGLEYAKNDILVLLDADLNGLTLQDITRLVKPVIDGQVDFTLSMRGNSSHIYKLFGIDFVSGERAISKRLLLDPHIWSKPLLGYGLEVLMNDSLVKAQKTFRSIPMPGLHATTKKEKKNYIIGTLEDFFMTFNIFRALPVHKVVWQFLKMSYLNRKYRKNRLQHSE
- a CDS encoding Nramp family divalent metal transporter, encoding MAHEDTTRQAEEPKPSQTQSLSEQSEPQSTLQAIKSARIPWTRRIGFIFAAMGPGIIAASAGNDAGGISTYSVDGAQFGYKTLWMIFIMTFSLVVVQEMAARMGTVSGKGFAALIREKFGVKATMFAMTTLLISNAATSVAEFAGVAAAFELFGVSRFISVPIAALTVWLLVTRSSFKYAEKVFLALSSIFITYIIAAFLAKPNWVDVFHGTFVPQFVPKINFVLLVVATVGTTIAPWMQFFVQSNIVDKGVTVKDLLYQKVDVITGAISANIVAWFIIVATGATLYKNGIVVSSAKAAALALAPVAGKYATILFAVGLAGASLLAACILPLTAAYAVTEAFGWERGIDRSFSEAPAFNLIFTSELAVGAVIILIPNAPLITIMVMSQAVNGILLPILMIFQIKIVNDKRIMGKYTNGKTTNALAWATTVIIIGLAAVLLVGTLLQKLGVIRG
- a CDS encoding magnesium transporter, which gives rise to MIYLSQMLGKPVIDDDDEQIGIISDIAIATGEVFPRVTALAFKGPDKTPFMLSWRKYVKEFTADAVYLNTSAASIRFSYLQPDEILLSRDLLNKQIVDTQGMKVVRVNDLKLSDSNNSLRLLGAEVGMRGLLRAISPRFEKTIARGLGLFGQTISENLIAWNYMDLLEHDLSQVKLSITHKRLHELHPADVADILEQLAPNQRAAVFAHLDNSQAAETISELEDEYQTDVIEDLSERRASDLLAEMDPDDAADVIGDLDYDKSERLLRLMGLEDSSAIRKLLGYREKTAGGIMTPEFTTATEAMTVDETIEHIRSVAEEHESIHYVYVVDEKNVLLGVVSLRELLLAPLDDKLGDIMERDIFVANPDDDQEDVAETISKYDLLAVPVVNSKHELLGIVTIDDALDVLEEEAEEDLVRATGRSEHKKDDNPLAWIMPRRNGWLIVWLFSLFACSLGLSLVSGHPFGMGDTILSAQNPYATLAVSLSLALIGVSLLPILLIIIEEASIRGVDVLTDMKAEDRPSTSRRYLFGLGVGAAGGCFAGIITFGFADLRTSATDLALAYGACVFIIALVCSQLVTALVNRAVLRDDEEKPVSPTGISAIAMIVCAALVLLSGIALVYFVPSFATALLG
- a CDS encoding flippase-like domain-containing protein, which encodes MTNRRTKSILVIIAAVFAIYIGTHLKELERVIDTFAAGNWRWLLVAALAQVAYFAMYSKMVQWAFRSVEIKRGIKELLPLILGALFMNVLAPTGGNSGTVLFADDAARREESSSKAVVGYMASTIVSYTAFSFVLIFAVVYLRVVGSLDVYEISGALLFILPTVLPPVLLILSVKNPDLTVRILGLVYRIVIKVQKTFKMRSRLQDDWSQSISEELIESAESIASHYGELVKAVALALAAHVVSILSLIAVFLSFNIHLRYGAIIAGYAFAEVARVISPQPEGVGAVEAIMLLIFTSFGVAPISATAISMAFRGLNFWFPLLAGFFFLRKLESFKSSP